Genomic window (Acidimicrobiia bacterium):
GGTCGCTTCGCGGCCCGCCCGACTCGCGCGCGGAGGCGTCAGGAGCGGCGAGCGCAGCGAGCGCGACCAGAGAACGCAGGTCTCGCCGTTTCTCGCGCGCGGTTCTCGCGTGCGGGCGGGTTCAGACCGACGGCGTGAAGACCACCGGCACCGCGTCGTACGCTCGCGAGAACGCGGCGGGCACGATGCGCGGCTGCGCGCCGGGCGCGAGCTGCATGTCGGGCAGTCGCCGCAGCAACTCCTCGAACATCACGCGGATCTCGAGGCGCGCGAGCGACGCACCGAGACAGAAGTGCGTGCCGAACCCGAACGCGACATGCAGGTTGTGGTCGCGCATGACGTCGAAGCGGTCGGGCTCAGTGAAGACGCGCTCGTCGCGGTTCGCCGACGCGTACATCAGCAACAGCTCGTCGCCGGCCTTGATCTCGGCGCCGTGCAGCTCGTGATCCTCCGTCGCGGTGCGCGCCATGTTCAGCAGCGGCGACACCCAGCGGATGATCTCCTCGACGCCGGTGGTCGCGAGGATCGACGGGTCGTCGCGCAGCTTCGCGTGCTGGTCGGGATGCTCGCTGAGCGCGACACACGTGGTGCCGATCACCGATCGCGTCGTCTCGGCACCACCGTCGAGCACGAGCAGCGCCTCGCTCACGAGCTCGTCGTCGGTCATGCGCCGGCGCGTGCCGTCGGGCCAGTCGAGCTCCTCGTGCGCCCACACCGAGATGAGGTCGTCGCGCGGCTCGTGTCGGCGCGCCTGCACGAGCGCCATCGTCTCGACCGCGAACTCGAGCACCGCCTCGATCGTGCGCCCGGTCGTCTCCGGTGGCGAGCCGTCGACGGGATACTGCCCGCCGTCGTGCATCGTGAACTCCGACCACTCCCGACACTTGTCCCAGAGCTCGGGCGGAAAGCCGAGCTTCCGCCCGATCACCGACGCGGGAAACGGCGCCGCGAGGTCGCGCACGACATCGCACTCGCCGCGCGGCGCGACGCGATCGACGAGGTG
Coding sequences:
- a CDS encoding cytochrome P450 produces the protein MTQTELRRVNLLDGAFYAGDPWSVYRWLRDEHPVYRDEANGIWGISRYDDIVEIEKHPARYSSARGSRPKVDPQQSMIDSDDPVHQARRRLVARRFTPRAVKQNESDVRAVATHLVDRVAPRGECDVVRDLAAPFPASVIGRKLGFPPELWDKCREWSEFTMHDGGQYPVDGSPPETTGRTIEAVLEFAVETMALVQARRHEPRDDLISVWAHEELDWPDGTRRRMTDDELVSEALLVLDGGAETTRSVIGTTCVALSEHPDQHAKLRDDPSILATTGVEEIIRWVSPLLNMARTATEDHELHGAEIKAGDELLLMYASANRDERVFTEPDRFDVMRDHNLHVAFGFGTHFCLGASLARLEIRVMFEELLRRLPDMQLAPGAQPRIVPAAFSRAYDAVPVVFTPSV